One Bradyrhizobium zhanjiangense DNA segment encodes these proteins:
- a CDS encoding metallophosphoesterase, with product MITRRHLIRSIGALSAFGASTAAYGVGVEPMLRLRVTRYHPMPRQWPADLPLKIAVIADIHACDPWMPLDRIEAVVDRTNALKADIIVLLGDYVAGLHQVTRIIPSSEWARVLAGLKAPLGVHAVMGNHDYWDDKTVQRAGLGPTIAHRALEAAGIPVYENDVVRLTKDGRPFWLAGLGDQLAFLPARRFRSMVHFGADDLNATLAKVTDDAPIILLAHEPNIAPRVPARVALQLSGHTHGGQVRLLGWSPAVPPQHGIRLAYGHVRLKCDVIISGGLGCSIMPLRVGVPPEIVEVTLGRTAPVVS from the coding sequence ATGATCACTCGCCGTCATCTGATCCGTTCCATTGGCGCCCTGTCCGCCTTCGGCGCCTCGACTGCGGCCTATGGTGTCGGCGTCGAGCCGATGCTGCGGCTTCGCGTTACCCGCTATCATCCGATGCCGCGGCAGTGGCCGGCGGATCTTCCGCTGAAGATCGCTGTCATCGCCGACATCCATGCCTGCGATCCCTGGATGCCGCTGGACCGGATCGAGGCCGTCGTCGACCGCACCAATGCGCTGAAGGCTGATATCATCGTGCTGCTCGGCGACTATGTCGCCGGCCTGCACCAGGTCACGCGTATCATCCCGTCGAGCGAATGGGCCAGAGTGCTGGCCGGCCTCAAGGCGCCGCTCGGCGTCCACGCCGTCATGGGCAACCACGATTATTGGGACGACAAGACCGTGCAGCGGGCCGGACTTGGCCCGACCATCGCGCATCGCGCACTGGAAGCCGCCGGCATCCCCGTCTACGAGAACGATGTCGTGCGCCTCACCAAGGACGGCCGACCGTTCTGGCTCGCCGGTCTCGGCGATCAGCTCGCCTTCCTGCCGGCGCGACGCTTCCGCAGCATGGTGCACTTCGGTGCCGACGATCTCAACGCGACGCTCGCCAAGGTCACGGACGATGCGCCCATCATCCTGCTCGCGCATGAACCCAACATCGCGCCGCGTGTGCCCGCGCGCGTCGCGCTGCAACTGTCCGGCCACACCCATGGCGGCCAGGTCCGCCTGCTCGGTTGGTCGCCGGCGGTTCCGCCGCAGCATGGCATCCGGCTCGCCTATGGCCATGTCCGGCTGAAATGTGACGTCATCATCTCCGGCGGCCTCGGTTGCAGCATCATGCCGCTCCGCGTCGGCGTGCCGCCTGAGATCGTCGAGGTGACGCTGGGGCGAACCGCACCGGTTGTGTCCTAG